A region from the Salvia splendens isolate huo1 chromosome 15, SspV2, whole genome shotgun sequence genome encodes:
- the LOC121768513 gene encoding homeobox-leucine zipper protein GLABRA 2-like: MSLVDMSSNNLPTSQSRDLHKSAPALSLSLAGIFHGGGGEEEEGGIGGEAVEISSENSGAAKSRSDDDYDLAAEGLEDEDEDENDGGKKRKRKKYHRHTPQQIREMEALFKESPHPDEKQRMQLSKQLGLHPRQVKFWFQNRRTQIKAIQERHENSLLKSEIDKLCDENKSLRETIKNQSCSNCGFASPNKDGTTPLPTEGQKLRIENARLKAEVEKLKSAMAKHPHGSSPRSSYSPGNDQDDRSSFEFPNAGCGLEKARIMEAASRAAEELRKMASHGEPLWVRSYETGREMLNYDEYRKEFCAEDENGSNMQARKKSVEASRETALVFVDLPWLVQTFMDVNQWKELFPCLISKAATVDVICNGEGVNRDGAAQLMFAEIQMLTPLVATREVYFVRYSKKISANQWAIVDVSVDRGEDSTGASLHKCRKRPSGCIIEDKSNGHCKVTWVEHVECQRSTVHSLYRTMVKSGLAFGAKRWLSTLQQQCDRLVFLVATNVPLKDSSGVATLAGRKSILKLAQRMSRGFCRALGDSSFNSWNKITSKTGDEIRVAMRKNHNDPGEPLGTILSAVASVWLPVSHHVLFDFLRDENRRNEWDIMSKGSTVQTIANLAKGQDRGNAVTTMAMQNEEHKMWVLQDSSTNTYESMIIYAPVDIKGMQSVMTGCDSSNMAVLPSGFSILPDGVESRPSVITSKPEEEKSAEGGSLLTMAFQILISNASATKLSLDSVESVNTLISCTLENIKTTLQCED, translated from the exons ATGAGCCTTGTTGATATGTCTTCCAATAATCTTCCCACCTCTCAATCCAGAGATCTTCACAAATCTGCTCCagctctctcactctctctt GCTGGTATATTCCACGGCGGCGgaggcgaggaggaggagggcggGATCGGCGGCGAGGCGGTGGAGATAAGCAGCGAGAACTCCGGCGCTGCTAAGTCGCGGTCAGACGACGACTACGACTTAGCCGCGGAGGGATTGGAAGATGAGGATGAAGACGAAAACGACGGCggaaagaagaggaagaggaagaaataTCACAGACACACACCGCAgcagattagagaaatggaagC ATTATTTAAAGAGTCTCCTCACCCAGATGAGAAGCAAAGAATGCAGCTAAGCAAGCAATTAGGGCTTCATCCTAGGCAAGTGAAGTTCTGGTTTCAAAATCGTCGAACGCAAATTAAG GCTATACAGGAGCGTCACGAAAACTCTCTATTAAAATCCGAAATAGACAAACTTTGCGACGAAAATAAATCGCTGAGAGAAAccataaaaaatcaatcttGCTCCAACTGTGGATTTGCTAGCCCTAACAAAGATGGTACAACTCCCTTGCCCACTGAAGGCCAGAAGCTCAGAATAGAGAATGCTAGGCTCAAAGCTGAG GTTGAAAAGCTTAAATCAGCCATGGCAAAACACCCCCATGGATCATCGCCAAGAAGCTCCTACTCTCCGGGAAACGATCAAGACGACAGGAGCTCGTTCGAGTTCCCCAATGCCGGCTGTGGCCTTGAGAAAGCGCGCATCATGGAAGCTGCGAGCAGAGCTGCCGAGGAGCTGAGGAAGATGGCTAGCCACGGCGAGCCACTTTGGGTTCGGAGCTACGAGACGGGGAGGGAGATGCTCAACTACGACGAGTACAGAAAGGAGTTTTGTGCTGAGGATGAGAATGGCAGTAACATGCAGGCAAGGAAGAAATCAGTGGAGGCGTCGAGAGAGACTGCACTCGTCTTCGTTGATCTTCCTTGGCTCGTTCAGACATTCATGGACGTG AATCAGTGGAAGGAGTTGTTTCCTTGCTTGATCTCAAAGGCAGCTACAGTTGATGTCATTTGCAACGGGGAAGGTGTCAACCGAGACGGTGCTGCTCAGTTG ATGTTTGCCGAGATCCAAATGCTGACCCCGTTGGTTGCCACGAGAGAGGTGTATTTCGTCCGATACAGCAAGAAGATAAGCGCGAATCAGTGGGCGATCGTGGATGTCTCAGTTGACAGAGGCGAGGACAGCACCGGTGCCTCTCTGCACAAGTGCAGGAAGCGCCCCTCGGGTTGCATCATCGAGGACAAATCCAACGGCCACTGTAAG GTGACTTGGGTGGAGCACGTTGAGTGCCAGAGGAGCACGGTCCACTCTCTGTACCGGACCATGGTCAAGAGTGGGCTAGCATTCGGGGCGAAGCGCTGGCTCTCCACGCTGCAGCAGCAGTGCGACCGCCTCGTCTTCCTCGTGGCTACGAATGTTCCTCTAAAGGATTCAAGTG GTGTTGCTACACTTGCTGGGAGAAAAAGCATTCTCAAACTAGCGCAGAGAATGAGCAGAGGCTTCTGCAGAGCGCTAGGCGACTCGAGCTTCAACTCGTGGAACAAAATCACTAGCAAAACTGGAGACGAGATCAGGGTGGCTATGAGGAAGAACCACAACGACCCCGGTGAGCCCCTTGGCACAATCCTGTCTGCAGTTGCTAGCGTCTGGCTGCCCGTCTCTCACCATGTCCTCTTCGACTTCCTAAGAGACGAGAATCGTAGAAACGAG tGGGACATAATGTCCAAAGGGAGCACAGTGCAAACCATAGCAAACCTAGCCAAAGGGCAAGACCGTGGAAACGCGGTCACAACCATG GCAATGCAGAACGAGGAGCACAAGATGTGGGTGCTCCAAGATAGTAGTACGAACACATACGAGTCGATGATCATCTACGCCCCCGTGGACATCAAAGGGATGCAGTCAGTGATGACAGGCTGCGATTCAAGCAACATGGCAGTCCTGCCCTCAGGCTTCTCGATCCTTCCAGATGGGGTCGAGTCGAGGCCATCGGTGATCACATCTAAACCGGAGGAGGAGAAGAGTGCGGAAGGAGGTTCGTTGCTTACCATGGCATTCCAGATACTGATCAGCAATGCATCAGCAACAAAACTGTCTCTGGATTCAGTGGAATCAGTTAACACCCTCATATCCTGCACACTGGAGAACATAAAGACCACTTTGCAATGTGAAGATTGA
- the LOC121768516 gene encoding photosystem I reaction center subunit VI, chloroplastic-like, which produces MASLAIAAAHPTAVKGLSGSSLAGTKLHAKPSRLTFKPTNYRSGAVVAKYGDKSVYFDLEDIGNTTGQWDLYGSDAPSPYNSLQSKFFETFAAPFTKRGLLLKFLIIGGGATLAYVSSQATGDVLPIVKGPQLPPKLGPRGKI; this is translated from the exons ATGGCGTCACTAGCAATTGCCGCCGCCCATCCCACCGCCGTGAAGGGCCTCTCCGGCAGCTCTCTCGCCGGAACTAAGCTCCACGCCAAGCCATCTCGCCTCACCTTCAAGCCAACCAACTACAG GAGTGGTGCTGTGGTGGCAAAGTATGGTGACAAGAGTGTCTACTTTGATTTGGAGGACATTGGCAACACCACCGGCCAATGGGACTTGTATGGATCAGATGCACCTTCACCATACAACTCACTTCAG agCAAGTTCTTCGAAACATTTGCTGCCCCTTTCACCAAGAGAGGTCTGCTTCTCAAGTTCTTAATAATTGGAGGTGGTGCCACTCTTGCCTATGTGAGCTCCCAAGCAACCGGAGATGTTCTGCCGATAGTCAAGGGCCCTCAACTTCCGCCTAAGCTTGGCCCACGTGGAAAAATATAA
- the LOC121768514 gene encoding rop guanine nucleotide exchange factor 12-like, whose amino-acid sequence MVKEMEETAEDQAEPSRSSKLWRFRGMLVSSATKFRRNLNDSNNVNNGSDEAAAAPTLPQDPPPPLVQPRPGGLLSRTENVKSRGTKIAPAPAPAKEVPPPVRKIPTDMDMMKEKFAKLLLGEDMSGRGNGVSSALALSNAITNLAASAYGEMKKLEPMAPDTKVKWRKEIDWLLSVTDSIVEFVAVTQNKEDGTTFEVMATRQRNDLHVNIPALRKLDTMLLDCLDNFKEPHEFFYGSKDGEKAQRSDDKWWIPVPRVPPNGLSENNRKWLQHQKDSVNQVLKAAMAINAQVLNEMEIPEAYIDSLPKNGRVSLGDAIYKTITEDFFDPDCLLSSLDLSSEHKIVELKNKIEASVVIWKRKMNAKDNKWGSAVSTEKREILEDRAETVLLILKHRFPGTPQSDLDITKIESNKDVGHAVLESYSRILETLAFTVLSRIEDVMSADAQARGSATAEKTKSIKVSDKVAVAKEETEQQQRETEGKTTNDENADA is encoded by the exons ATGGTTAAAGAAATGGAGGAAACTGCAGAAGATCAAGCAGAGCCTTCGAGATCGTCGAAGCTATGGCGGTTCAGGGGCATGCTCGTGAGCAGCGCCACCAAATTCCGACGTAACCTCAACGACAGCAACAACGTAAACAATGGATCCGATGAGGCTGCCGCCGCCCCAACCTTGCCCCAAGATCCTCCTCCCCCTCTTGTCCAGCCCAGGCCAGGTGGCCTTCTCAGCAGGACAGAAAACGTCAAGTCCCGTGGCACTAAAATCGCCCCCGCCCCTGCTCCCGCCAAAGAAGTACCCCCTCCTGTCAGGAAGATACCTACAG ATATGGATATGATGAAGGAGAAGTTTGCAAAGTTGCTACTAGGCGAGGACATGTCGGGAAGAGGGAATGGAGTATCATCGGCTTTGGCATTGTCAAATGCAATCACAAACTTAGCAG CTTCTGCATATGGAGAGATGAAGAAATTGGAGCCGATGGCGCCCGACACTAAAGTAAAGTGGAGGAAGGAGATAGATTGGCTGCTCTCTGTCACTGACTCCATAGTTGAGTTCGTTGCTGTCACACAAAACAAGGAGGATGGAACCACCTTTGAG GTGATGGCGACGAGGCAGAGAAACGACCTGCACGTGAACATTCCTGCGCTGCGCAAGCTTGACACGATGCTTCTT GACTGTCTGGACAACTTCAAGGAGCCGCACGAGTTTTTCTACGGATCAAAGGACGGCGAAAAGGCCCAGAGAAGCGACGACAAATGGTGGATTCCTGTGCCTAGGGTGCCCCCGAACGGGCTGTCCGAGAACAACAGAAAATGGCTGCAGCATCAGAAGGACTCAGTGAACCAAGTGCTGAAAGCAGCCATGGCTATCAATGCTCAGGTCCTCAATGAAATGGAGATCCCAGAGGCCTACATTGATTCTCTCCCTAAG AATGGGAGAGTAAGTCTTGGAGATGCGATATACAAGACGATCACAGAGGACTTCTTTGATCCGGACTGCTTGCTGTCGTCTTTGGACTTGTCATCGGAGCATAAGATAGTCGAACTCAAGAACAAGATCGAGGCATCTGTCGTGATATGGAAAAGGAAGATGAATGCCAAAGACAACAAATGGGGTTCGGCCGTGAGCACAGAGAAGAGGGAGATTCTAGAAGATAGAGCAGAAACCGTGTTGCTGATCCTCAAGCATCGTTTCCCCGGTACCCCTCAGTCAGATCTAGATATCACCAAAATCGAATCCAACAAG GATGTGGGGCACGCGGTTCTTGAGAGCTACTCGAGGATCTTGGAGACGTTAGCATTCACCGTCTTGTCTAGAATAGAAGACGTGATGAGCGCTGACGCTCAAGCAAGGGGCTCTGCGACTGCAGAGAAGACGAAGTCCATAAAGGTATCTGACAAAGTTGCAGTGGCTAAGGAGGAAACGGAGCAGCAGCAGCGGGAGACAGAAGGGAAGACAACCAACGACGAGAATGCAGATGCATAG
- the LOC121768515 gene encoding hydroxyphenylpyruvate reductase-like: MDAIGVLMMCPMNNYLEQELDKRFKLFRYWTQPKQAEFLSQQADSIRAVVGNATAGANADLIDALPKLEIVSCFSVGLDRVDLTRCKEKGVRVTNTPDVLTDDVADLAIGLMLAVLRRICVCDKYVRSGAWKLGDFKLTTKFSGKRIGIIGLGRIGLAIAQRAEGFDCPISYHSRSKKATNYTYYSSVVKLASNSDILVIACALTPETTHIVNREVIDALGPKGVLINIGRGPHVDEAELVSALVEGRLGGAGLDVFEKEPEVPEQLFGLENVVLLPHVGSGTEETRKAMADLVLGNLEAHFSSQPLLTPVV, translated from the exons ATGGATGCGATCGGTGTTCTGATGATGTGCCCCATGAACAACTACTTGGAGCAGGAGCTCGACAAGCGGTTCAAGCTCTTCCGCTACTGGACCCAGCCGAAGCAGGCCGAATTCCTCTCCCAGCAGGCGGACTCGATCCGCGCTGTGGTCGGGAACGCCACCGCCGGCGCGAACGCCGATCTGATCGACGCGCTGCCGAAATTGGAGATCGTCTCGTGCTTCAGCGTGGGATTGGATAGAGTCGACTTGACGAGGTGCAAGGAGAAGGGGGTTAGGGTTACCAACACGCCCGATGTGCTGACGGATGACGTGGCGGATCTGGCGATCGGGTTGATGCTGGCGGTGCTGAGGCGGATCTGCGTTTGCGATAAGTATGTGAGGAGCGGCGCGTGGAAATTGGGAGACTTCAAGCTGACTACTAAG TTCAGTGGCAAAAGAATTGGCATCATAGGACTGGGCAGAATCGGGCTAGCAATTGCTCAGCGAGCAGAGGGATTCGATTGCCCCATCAGTTACCACTCAAGATCCAAGAAAGCCACAAACTACACCTACTATAGCAGCGTTGTAAAATTGGCATCAAACAGTGACATCCTAGTGATCGCATGCGCCCTGACTCCAGAAACAACCCACATTGTGAATCGTGAAGTAATTGATGCGCTGGGTCCAAAGGGAGTTCTGATCAACATCGGAAGGGGACCCCACGTTGATGAGGCCGAACTGGTGTCTGCTCTTGTGGAGGGCCGTCTTGGTGGCGCTGGACTTGATGTCTTCGAAAAGGAACCGGAGGTACCAGAGCAACTCTTTGGGCTCGAAAATGTAGTTCTGTTGCCGCATGTCGGGAGCGGCACCGAGGAAACGCGTAAAGCCATGGCTGACCTTGTTTTGGGAAATTTGGAAGCTCACTTTTCCAGCCAGCCTTTGTTAACACCTGTGGTTTGA
- the LOC121768518 gene encoding dynein light chain 1, cytoplasmic-like has protein sequence MLEGKGLIEETDMPMKMQIQAMASASHALDLYDVLDCKSIASHIKKDFDNTYGSGWQCVVGSKFGCFFTHSKGSFIYFTLHTLNFLIFKAASQ, from the exons ATGTTAGAAGGGAAAGGTTTGATAGAGGAGACAGACATGCCAATGAAGATGCAGATCCAAGCAATGGCCTCTGCTTCTCATGCTTTGGATCTCTACGATGTTCTCGACTGCAAATCTATAGCTTCCCACATCAAGAAG GATTTTGACAACACGTATGGGAGTGGATGGCAGTGTGTGGTGGGATCCAAGTTTGGGTGCTTTTTCACTCACTCCAAAGGGAGCTTCATATATTTCACTCTACACACTCTCAACTTCCTCATCTTCAAAGCTGCTTCTCAGTGA
- the LOC121769282 gene encoding uncharacterized protein LOC121769282: MQHAKSESDVTSLAPSSPSRSPKRPVYYVQSPSRDSHDGDKSSSMHATPNFNSPMESPSHPSFGRHSRNSSASRFSGIFRSSSGRKGGRSKRNDKGWPECDVIVEEGNYDEFDDDKAYTRRCQILLALLGFVVLFTVFCLIIWGAGRPFKAEVAVKSLTVNNMYIGSGADFTGVPTKMLNVNGSLRISVYNPATFYGIHVTATPVNLIYSDVVVATGELKKYYQHRKSHKNVVVHIEGTRVPLYGAASNLEVKAGGAVQVPLTLEFEVRTRGDVVGKLVRTKHHRRVSCPLIIDSTSNKAIKFKKDACTYS; the protein is encoded by the exons ATGCAGCACGCGAAATCGGAATCCGATGTCACGAGCTTGgcgccgtcgtcgccgtcgaGGTCTCCGAAGAGGCCTGTGTACTACGTGCAGAGCCCGTCGCGGGACTCGCACGACGGGGACAAGTCGTCGTCCATGCATGCGACCCCCAATTTCAACAGCCCCATGGAGTCCCCCTCGCACCCCTCCTTCGGCCGCCACTCGCGCAACTCCTCCGCCAGCCGATTCTCCGGGATTTTCCGGTCGTCGTCTGGGCGGAAGGGCGGCCGCAGCAAGCGCAACGACAAGGGGTGGCCAGAGTGCGATGTGATCGTGGAGGAGGGGAATTACGACGAGTTCGACGATGATAAGGCATACACGCGGCGCTGCCAGATTTTGTTGGCGCTATTGGGGTTTGTTGTGCTGTTTACGGTCTTCTGCTTGATCATCTGGGGCGCCGGGAGGCCGTTCAAGGCTGAAGTTGCTGTCAAG AGCTTGACGGTCAACAACATGTACATCGGCTCGGGTGCAGACTTCACCGGAGTTCCAACAAAGATGCTAAATGTGAATGGTTCCTTGAGGATCAGTGTGTACAATCCTGCTACATTCTACGGCATTCATGTTACTGCAACACCGGTCAATCTCATCTACTCTGATGTCGTTGTTGCAACAGGGGAG CTGAAGAAATACTATCAACACCGGAAAAGCCACAAGAATGTGGTGGTGCACATAGAGGGAACTAGAGTCCCCTTATATGGGGCTGCATCGAATCTAGAAGTTAAAGCTGGCGGCGCTGTCCAGGTTCCACTGACGTTGGAGTTTGAAGTAAGAACACGAGGTGATGTGGTTGGGAAGTTGGTGAGGACAAAGCACCATAGAAGAGTGTCGTGCCCATTGATCATTGATTCGACTAGCAACAAGGCCATCAAGTTCAAGAAGGATGCTTGCACTTACAGCTGA
- the LOC121769112 gene encoding protein disulfide isomerase-like 1-6 has translation MYNHKLSSRTLLLPAILLLLLTSAAVFSEIEDADDLGDIDELIAIDDEQENGANSEPATANFETGKKSEVLSRAQRVVLELNTDGPKRTIEENEYVLVLGYAPWCGRSAELMPRFAEAANVLKGLGSRVLLAKIDGDRYSKAAASIEIKGFPTLLLFANGTSRPYTGGFSSEEIVLWTRKKTGAPVIGIRSVADANEYLKQHSTYAVGLFDKFEGPDYGEFVKAAVADNEVQFIETSSAEIAKVLYPVGTLTKPFFGLVKSEPEHYTSFDGHFSSDEILHFLENNKFPLVTVMTELNSAKVYSSTNKLQVYVFAEDDDLQKFLKPLQEIAKKFKSQMMFVAVDIKEDNLAKPFLSLFSLEDSEDSVVVSFDYNSNSKYLLESDITSRNIEEFCTGLVQGTLKPYFKSQTIPDNKNANILTVVGKTFDELVLNNPANIVLEVHTPWCITCETTSKHVQKLAKHFKGLDNLVFARIDASTNEHPKLQVEDYPTLLFYPANDKSNPTTLSTKSNLKDLAALINKILKTQEDATKDEL, from the exons ATGTACAACCACAAGCTTAGCTCAAGAACCCTTCTTCTCCCCGCAATTCTACTCCTCCTCCTCACTTCCGCAGCAGTTTTTTCAGAAATCGAAGACGCTGATGATCTGGGAGACATTGATGAACTCATCGCAATAGACGATGAGCAAGAAAACGGAGCAAATTCGGAGCCCGCAACTGCGAATTTTGAAACTGGGAAGAAATCGGAGGTGTTGAGCAGAGCTCAGAGAGTAGTGCTTGAGCTCAACACCGACGGCCCGAAGAGGACAATTGAGGAGAATGAGTACGTGTTGGTTTTGGGGTACGCGCCGTGGTGCGGCAGAAGTGCTGAATTGATGCCGAGGTTTGCTGAGGCTGCGAATGTGCTCAAGGGTTTAGGGAGTAGGGTTTTGCTGGCCAAGATTGATGGCGACAGGTACTCCAAGGCGGCTGCGAGTATTGAGATTAAAGGGTTCCCAACTCTGTTGCTGTTTGCCAATGGCACCTCTCGGCCTTACACCGGTGGATTTTCATC GGAAGAAATAGTGTTATGGACAAGGAAGAAGACAGGGGCGCCTGTTATTGGAATACGCTCAGTAGCTGATGCGAATGAATACCTGAAGCAGCACTCTACATATGCAGTTGGGCTATTTGATAAATTTGAG GGGCCTGATTATGGGGAGTTCGTAAAAGCTGCTGTTGCTGACAATGAAGTCCAATTTATAGAAACAAGCAGCGCTGAGATAGCCAAAGTATTATACCCTGTTGGCACGCTGACTAAACCTTTCTTTGGTCTTGTGAAAAGCGAACCAGAGCATTACACATCGTTTG ACGGACATTTCAGTTCAGACGAAATCTTGCATTTTTTGGAGAACAACAAGTTCCCGTTGGTTACTGTAATGACTGAGCTGAACTCTGCTAAAGTATACTCCAGCACGAACAAGCTACAG GTGTATGTCTTCGCTGAGGATGACGACTTGCAAAAGTTTCTTAAGCCATTACAAGAAATTGCGAAGAAGTTCAAGTCACAG ATGATGTTTGTAGCTGTAGATATTAAAGAGGATAACCTCGCGAAGCCCTTCCTGTCTTTATTTAGTCTAGAAGACTCGGAGGATTCTGTG GTTGTTTCTTTTGACTACAACAGCAACTCGAAGTATCTGCTGGAATCAGATATAACATCAAGAAATATTGAA GAATTCTGTACCGGCCTCGTGCAAGGAACATTGAAACCATACTTCAAGTCACAAACAATTCCTGATAAT AAAAACGCCAACATTCTGACTGTAGTGGGAAAGACATTTGATGAGTTGGTCCTTAACAATCCTGCAAACATAGTTCTGGAG GTCCACACGCCGTGGTGCATCACCTGCGAAACCACGAGCAAGCATGTCCAGAAACTGGCAAAGCACTTCAAGGGGTTGGATAATCTGGTCTTTGCAAGGATAGATGCTTCAACTAATGAACATCCAAAATTGCAG gttgaggacTATCCAACTCTACTCTTCTACCCTGCAAACGACAAGTCAAACCCG ACCACGCTCTCCACAAAGTCCAACTTGAAGGACTTAGCTGCACTTATcaacaaaattttgaaaactcaaGAAGACGCGACCAAGGATGAATTGTAG
- the LOC121769113 gene encoding sulfite exporter TauE/SafE family protein 3-like — protein MAEIRAECDKGLRGKALILIALLALACGIVAAQENLEQVTATGNGASESDYFTRIISFLKQSRGLQARPVWPDMEFGWRIVGGTVIGFFGAALASVGGVGGGGIFVPMLVLIVGFDPKTSTAISKCMITGAALATVYYNIKLRHPSLDLPIIDYDLALLFQPMLILGISIGVFFNVILAEWMVTVLLIILFIATSGKAFFKGVETWKKETIIKKEAARRFASDSQYSGSEEAPYKLLPTGPTDENRVNLDEQKPLEVSVINNVSWKKLAFLFAVWLVICSLHISRDFMTTCSVAFWIVTLLQIPVAIGASGYQAVCLYKGWSVIESKGQPGINWTVYQLILCCFCGILAGVVGGLLGLGGGFILGPLFLELGVPPQVSSATATLVMAFSASMSVIQYYLLRRFPPSYALYFVAVATFAALVGLHVVRKIVKILGRASLIIFILAFTIFVSAISLGWVGIENIIGSEDRGHDLWFYNFCEYNKS, from the exons ATGGCTGAGATAAGAGCAGAATGTGACAAGGGTTTGAGAGGAAAAGCTCTGATTTTGATTGCTTTACTAGCTTTAGCTTGTGGAATTGTTGCAGCTCAGGAGAATCTTGAGCAAGTGACTGCTACAGGAAATGGTGCCTCTGAATCTGATTATTTCACAAGAATTATCAGTTTCTTGAAGCAAAGTAGAGGCTTGCAAGCAAGACCTGTTTGGCct GATATGGAGTTTGGATGGAGAATAGTTGGTGGTACTGTGATTGGATTCTTTGGTGCTGCTCTTGCTAGTGTTGGAGGTGTTGGTGGAGGTGGCATTTTCGTTCCGATGCTGGTGTTGATAGTTGGGTTCGACCCGAAAACATCAACTGCTATATCAAAGT GTATGATAACCGGTGCTGCACTTGCTACTGTCTATTACAACATCAAGCTCCGCCATCCTTCCCTCGATCTCCCAATAATTGATTATGATTTAGCTCTTCTTTTCCAGCCAATGCTGATTCTTGGAATTAGCATTGGAGTTTTTTTCAATGTGATTTTGGCAGAATGGATGGTTACTGTCTTGCTCATAATTCTCTTCATAG CTACCTCGGGAAAGGCTTTTTTCAAAGGTGTCGAAACATGGAAGAAAGAGACCATAATAAAGAAG GAAGCTGCTAGGCGCTTTGCATCTGACT CACAATATAGTGGAAGCGAAGAAGCTCCATACAAGCTTCTACCAACAGGCCCCACTGATGAAAATCGAGTGAATCTCGATGAGCAAAAACCGTTAGAG GTTTCAGTTATCAACAACGTATCCTGGAAGAAGCTCGCCTTTCTATTTGCTGTCTGGCTCGTTATCTGCTCACTCCACATCTCCAGG GACTTTATGACCACTTGTTCAGTTGCATTTTGGATAGTAACCTTATTGCAG ATTCCCGTTGCAATTGGAGCCTCGGGATATCAGGCTGTCTGCTTGTATAAGGGTTGGAGCGTGATTGAATCCAAAGGACAACCGGGAATTAACTGGACAGTATACCAGTTGATTCTTTGCTGTTTCTGTGGAATATTAGCTGGTGTCGTAGGCGGTCTGCTAGGCCTCGGAGGGGGATTCATCTTAGGTCCGTTGTTTCTCGAGCTAGGAGTTCCACCACAG GTCTCGAGTGCCACAGCAACACTGGTCATGGCATTCTCAGCATCCATGTCTGTTATACAATACTACCTCTTGAGGCGTTTCCCTCCATCCTATG CCCTTTATTTTGTTGCAGTGGCTACCTTTGCTGCATTGGTGGGGCTCCACGTGGTCAGAAAGATCGTTAAAATACTTGGTAGGGCGTCGTTGATCATCTTCATCCTCGCCTTCACCATCTTTGTGAGCGCGATTTCACTAG GTTGGGTTGGAATCGAAAACATCATCGGAAGCGAAGACCGTGGGCATGACTTGTGGTTTTACAACTTTTGTGAATACAACAAGTCTTAG